The genomic DNA TTAATCCCATTACCATAAAAGGCTTAAATGCACTTAATTTGCGACTGCGTACTTCGTCGTAGCGACGGGTGAAATAACTGGCGAGAAAACAGGTTAACGCTAATTTGGCAAATTCTGCAGGTTGGAAATTGAATAAAACCATCGGGATCCAACGGCGCGCACCATTCACCTCTCGTCCGATACCGGGAATCATCACAAGAAAAAGCAAAATCAACGCAATCCCAAATAATCTCACGTGCCATTTTTCCCATTTTTCCATGGAAATTTGTAAGGTGAAATAACAGGTGATGCAGGAAAGTATAATGTAAACCACATCTCGCTTGGCAAAATAAAAAGCATCACTATACAAACGGGTACCCACCGGAATGGATGCAGATGATACTGCCAATAAACCGATTAATAGCAATACTAAATACAGCCAAAGCAACGCGCGGTCATACAACGAACTGTTTGGCGTGACTGTGGTTGCTTGCAAACTACTCTCTTTAAACTTATCCCAAAATCCCATGTATTTTCCTAATCTAACCTAACGACGAGCTTAATTGCGCCAAACGCGTAAATTCGTCACCACGCGCTTCAAAACAAGGGAATTGATCTAAGCTGGCACACGCCGGAGATAACAATACCATGTCCCCTGCTTGTAACTGCGGACGAATTGCCGCAATGGCTTGTTCCATGGTGTCAAATAATTGGCTTTGTGGCGAAAGTGCGGCTAACTGTTTACCATCCTGCCCAAAGCAATAACAAAAAATATGCGGTTGATTAATTAATGTCGCCAATTCAGAAAAATCTGCGCCTTTTCCATCACCGCCAAGCAATAAATGCAATTTCCCCTTCACCTGCAAACCGGTTAAGGCCGCAACAGTGCTTCCCACATTGGTCGCTTTAGAATCGTTAATCCAGCGTACACCATTTACCATGTGCGCCAATTGGAAACGATGATCCAACCCACCAAACTCACGAAGTGCGGTCTGAATTCCCGATAAATTTACACCCGCAGCCTGTGCCAAAGCTATCGCAGCCAATGCGTTCATATAATTATGACGTCCGCTTAGTTTCATTTCATCAATGGTCAAAATGGACTCATTACACGCCATTAAATAAGTGTGGTGTCCATCGGTTTTTAACCAATAATCCGCGTTATTTTGCGCAAAAGAGACTTGTTGTTGCGGACGTTGTGTTGTCGGCAACGTTAAAGCATCTTCCCCGTTAATGACGGCAGTTTGACAATGATCGTAAATTTTAAGTTTGG from Aggregatibacter aphrophilus ATCC 33389 includes the following:
- the murD gene encoding UDP-N-acetylmuramoyl-L-alanine--D-glutamate ligase, whose product is MQYQNKKVTVIGLGKTGLSCVDFLRAKQADVRVIDTRQQPTGADQLSKEIPLHTGSLNQQWLLESDLIVISPGLAVKTPEIQTALQAGVEVVGDIELFCREADKPIVAITGSNGKSTVTTLVAEMAKAGGLSVGMGGNIGIPALSLLNQQHDLYVLELSSFQLETTYSLKAVAATVLNVTEDHMNRYVDLQDYRHAKLKIYDHCQTAVINGEDALTLPTTQRPQQQVSFAQNNADYWLKTDGHHTYLMACNESILTIDEMKLSGRHNYMNALAAIALAQAAGVNLSGIQTALREFGGLDHRFQLAHMVNGVRWINDSKATNVGSTVAALTGLQVKGKLHLLLGGDGKGADFSELATLINQPHIFCYCFGQDGKQLAALSPQSQLFDTMEQAIAAIRPQLQAGDMVLLSPACASLDQFPCFEARGDEFTRLAQLSSSLG